A single Deinococcus planocerae DNA region contains:
- a CDS encoding histone deacetylase family protein has product MTSPFPRAWTAFRRAAYAGTPPPRRQFLPREFLGRLLAGAAERLPLLDAPLLDWADAERVHDPAYLARWRRGEVTRAEERALGFPWNPAVVERGLASSGATLAATRDALTHGFGVNLGGGTHHAYHDRAEGFSFLNDVVISVRWLLDGGHATRLLILDLDVHQGNGTAAMLAGEPRALTVSVHGANNYPFQKERSGLDVALPDGTGDRAYLAALDERVAPAVAAFRPDFAFYLAGADVLGEDQLGRLALTPAGVRERDERVFRWAARTRVPLVTVMAGGYNRDPEKLIETRLGTLDALLEAYRPVSG; this is encoded by the coding sequence GTGACCTCACCCTTCCCCCGCGCCTGGACCGCCTTTCGCCGCGCGGCCTACGCGGGCACCCCGCCGCCCCGAAGACAGTTCCTCCCCCGCGAGTTCCTGGGGCGCCTGCTCGCCGGGGCCGCCGAACGCCTCCCCCTCCTCGACGCGCCCCTGCTCGACTGGGCCGACGCCGAGCGCGTCCATGACCCCGCCTACCTCGCCCGCTGGCGGCGGGGAGAGGTCACGCGCGCCGAGGAACGGGCCCTCGGTTTTCCCTGGAACCCGGCGGTCGTCGAGCGCGGTCTGGCGAGCAGCGGTGCGACGTTGGCGGCCACGCGGGACGCCCTGACCCACGGCTTCGGCGTGAATCTGGGCGGTGGGACGCACCACGCCTACCACGACCGGGCCGAGGGCTTTTCCTTCCTCAACGACGTGGTGATCTCCGTGCGCTGGCTCCTCGACGGCGGACACGCCACGCGCCTCCTGATCCTCGACCTCGACGTGCATCAGGGCAATGGGACGGCGGCCATGCTCGCAGGCGAACCCCGCGCCCTGACCGTCAGCGTCCACGGGGCGAACAACTATCCCTTTCAGAAGGAGCGGAGTGGGTTGGACGTGGCCTTGCCCGACGGCACCGGGGACAGGGCCTACCTCGCCGCGTTGGACGAACGGGTCGCCCCCGCCGTGGCCGCCTTCCGCCCCGACTTCGCCTTCTACCTCGCGGGGGCGGACGTGCTGGGAGAAGACCAACTGGGCCGCCTCGCCCTCACGCCCGCCGGGGTGCGGGAGCGGGACGAACGGGTCTTCCGCTGGGCAGCCCGCACGCGGGTCCCCCTCGTGACCGTGATGGCGGGCGGCTACAACCGGGACCCGGAGAAGTTGATCGAGACGCGGCTGGGGACGCTGGACGCGCTGCTGGAGGCGTACCGCCCCGTCAGCGGCTGA